In a single window of the Pseudomonas oryzihabitans genome:
- the argS gene encoding arginine--tRNA ligase codes for MKDSIRQLIQHALDRLIVDGTLPADVAPAIQVENTKDKSHGDFASNVALLLAKPARAKPRELAEKLLAALPADPAVSKVEIAGPGFLNFFQNHAQLAARLDAAFADPQLGVHKGGPRQRVVVDLSSPNLAKEMHVGHLRSTIIGDAVARVLEFLGDEVIRQNHVGDWGTQFGMLLAYMEEQPQAAEGELADLEVFYRAAKGRFDASPEFAARARELVVALQAGDAHCLRLWERFNAVSLSHCQEVYDRLNVKLTPADVKGESAYNDDLAQVVADLDAAGLLTESDGARCVFLDEFKNAEGNPLPVIVQKAGGGYLYSTTDLAAMRYRSRQLHADRALYFVDQRQALHFQMAFEVARRAGFVDPAMQLEHMGFGTMNGADGRPFKTRDGGTVKLVDLLDEAEERAYQLVKDRNAGRAERGEAPFSEDELRHIGRVVGIASVKYADLSKHRTSDYSFNFEQMLSFEGNTAPYLLYAYTRVASVLRKAEQSEPAGSIRLDAPQEQDLGGRLAQFGEILASVADKGTPHLLCSYLYDLAGLFSSFYENCPILTAEDPELRQSRLRLAALTGRTLKQGLELLGLHTLERM; via the coding sequence ATGAAAGACAGCATCCGCCAGCTCATCCAGCACGCCCTCGACCGCCTGATCGTCGACGGCACCCTGCCGGCCGACGTGGCGCCGGCCATCCAGGTCGAGAACACCAAGGACAAGAGCCACGGCGACTTCGCCAGCAACGTCGCCCTGCTGCTGGCCAAGCCGGCCCGCGCCAAGCCACGCGAACTGGCCGAGAAGCTGCTGGCCGCCCTCCCCGCCGACCCGGCGGTAAGCAAGGTGGAGATCGCCGGCCCCGGCTTCCTCAACTTCTTTCAGAACCACGCGCAACTAGCCGCGCGGCTGGATGCGGCCTTTGCCGATCCGCAGCTGGGCGTGCACAAGGGCGGCCCGCGCCAGCGGGTGGTGGTGGACCTGTCCTCGCCGAACCTGGCCAAGGAGATGCACGTCGGTCACCTGCGCTCCACCATCATCGGCGATGCCGTGGCGCGGGTGCTGGAGTTCCTCGGCGACGAGGTGATCCGCCAGAACCACGTGGGTGACTGGGGTACCCAGTTCGGCATGCTGCTGGCCTACATGGAAGAACAACCCCAGGCCGCCGAGGGCGAGCTGGCGGATCTTGAGGTGTTCTACCGCGCGGCCAAGGGCCGCTTCGACGCCTCGCCGGAGTTCGCCGCCCGTGCTCGCGAACTGGTGGTGGCGCTGCAGGCGGGCGATGCCCATTGCCTGCGCCTCTGGGAGCGATTCAACGCCGTCTCCCTGTCCCACTGCCAGGAGGTCTATGACCGCCTCAACGTCAAGCTGACTCCGGCCGACGTCAAAGGCGAGAGCGCCTACAACGACGACCTGGCCCAGGTGGTCGCCGATCTGGACGCCGCCGGCCTGCTCACCGAGAGCGATGGCGCCCGTTGCGTCTTCCTCGATGAATTCAAGAACGCCGAGGGCAACCCCCTGCCGGTGATCGTGCAGAAGGCCGGTGGCGGCTATCTCTATTCCACCACCGACCTCGCCGCCATGCGCTACCGCAGCCGCCAGCTGCACGCCGACCGCGCGCTCTACTTCGTCGACCAGCGCCAGGCCCTGCACTTCCAGATGGCCTTCGAGGTGGCGCGCCGCGCCGGCTTCGTCGATCCGGCCATGCAACTCGAACACATGGGCTTCGGCACCATGAACGGCGCCGATGGCCGCCCCTTCAAGACCCGCGACGGCGGCACCGTCAAGCTGGTGGACCTGCTCGACGAAGCCGAGGAGCGCGCCTATCAGCTGGTCAAGGACCGCAATGCCGGTCGCGCCGAGCGCGGCGAGGCCCCCTTCAGCGAAGACGAACTGCGCCACATCGGCCGCGTGGTGGGTATCGCCTCGGTCAAGTACGCCGACCTGTCCAAGCACCGTACCAGCGACTACAGCTTCAACTTCGAGCAGATGCTCAGCTTCGAGGGCAACACCGCGCCCTATCTGCTGTACGCCTACACCCGGGTCGCCAGCGTGCTGCGCAAGGCCGAGCAGAGCGAACCCGCCGGTAGCATCCGCCTGGACGCCCCGCAGGAGCAGGACCTGGGTGGTCGCCTGGCGCAATTCGGCGAAATCCTCGCCAGCGTTGCCGACAAGGGCACCCCGCACCTGCTGTGCAGCTACCTCTATGACCTGGCCGGCCTGTTCTCCAGCTTCTACGAGAATTGCCCGATCCTGACCGCCGAGGACCCTGAGCTGCGCCAGAGCCGCCTGCGGCTGGCCGCCCTCACCGGGCGCACCCTCAAGCAGGGTCTGGAACTGCTCGGCCTGCACACCCTGGAACGCATGTAA
- a CDS encoding primosomal protein N', with protein sequence MPLILRLALPSPLRRLFDYLPPKGAAEEQLRPGVRLRVPFGRREVVGVLIEVAQETEVPPDKLRKALQLLDERPPLPSALFELCQWSAQYYQHSLGDTLSWALPALLRQGEPAERRLQRFWIAQPDARPEDPRLARAPRQREALKTLRQHPHGVLHELLGQLGLVKDSLDLLQAKGLVQVETRYHQPTRHQGSWLAQAELPLNSEQRLAYEAIRSGSGFHCYLLEGVTGSGKTEVYLQLIRATLEAGRQALLLIPEINLGPQTLGRFEQRFNARIALLHSALTDRERMDIWLAARDGELDIVVGTRSALFTPLKHPGLIIVDEEHDASYKQQEGLRYHARDLAVVRARFENLPVVLGSATPSLESLHNADQGRYAHLRLSLRAGGAQPPRFERLDVRSRPLDSGLSQPLLKAMGATLEHGQQVLVFLNRRGFAPTLLCHDCGWLAQCPRCDARMTYHRGSGELRCHHCDHRQAPPRHCPSCGKLDLRPVGAGTERAEERLQLLFPDIPVLRIDRDTTARKDALGKLLRTIHSGVPCILVGTQMLAKGHHFPKVTLVAVLDADSGLFSADFRASERMAQQIVQVAGRAGRAEEPGQVLIQTHLADHPLMVQLAEEGYPAFARQALQERRAAGLPPFAYLALLRADAHRQDQVENFLEAAYHVAEGLAVNLALPQVELLGPVPAPMERRAGRHRAQLLLQSSSRAPLHRLLGIWVAQLESLPEARQVRWSLDVDPIDLF encoded by the coding sequence GTGCCCCTGATCCTGCGCCTGGCGCTGCCTTCCCCACTGCGCCGCCTGTTCGACTACCTGCCGCCCAAGGGGGCGGCCGAGGAACAGTTGCGGCCGGGCGTACGACTGCGGGTGCCGTTCGGCCGGCGCGAAGTGGTCGGGGTACTGATCGAGGTCGCCCAGGAAACCGAGGTACCGCCGGACAAACTGCGCAAGGCCCTGCAACTGCTCGACGAGCGCCCGCCGCTGCCGAGCGCGCTGTTCGAACTCTGCCAGTGGTCCGCCCAGTACTATCAGCACAGCCTCGGCGACACTCTGAGCTGGGCACTTCCTGCCCTTTTGCGTCAGGGGGAGCCGGCAGAGCGCCGGCTACAGCGCTTTTGGATCGCCCAGCCCGACGCCCGCCCGGAAGACCCGCGCCTGGCCCGGGCACCGCGCCAGCGCGAGGCGCTCAAGACCTTGCGCCAGCACCCCCATGGCGTGCTGCACGAGTTGCTCGGCCAGCTCGGCCTGGTCAAGGACAGTCTCGATCTCCTGCAGGCCAAGGGCCTGGTCCAGGTGGAGACCCGCTATCACCAGCCGACCCGGCACCAGGGCTCCTGGCTCGCCCAGGCCGAATTGCCGCTCAACAGCGAGCAGCGGCTGGCCTACGAAGCGATCCGCAGCGGCAGCGGCTTCCATTGCTATCTGTTGGAGGGGGTGACCGGCAGCGGCAAGACCGAGGTCTATCTGCAGCTGATCCGGGCCACCCTGGAAGCGGGACGCCAGGCGCTGCTGCTGATCCCCGAGATCAACCTGGGCCCCCAGACCCTGGGCCGCTTCGAGCAACGCTTCAATGCCCGCATCGCCCTGCTGCACTCGGCGCTGACCGATCGCGAGCGCATGGACATCTGGCTGGCCGCCCGCGACGGCGAACTGGATATCGTGGTGGGCACCCGCTCGGCGCTGTTCACCCCGCTCAAGCACCCCGGGCTGATCATCGTCGACGAAGAACACGATGCCTCCTATAAACAGCAGGAAGGCCTGAGATACCACGCCCGTGACCTAGCGGTCGTCCGCGCACGCTTCGAGAATCTGCCGGTGGTGCTGGGCTCGGCCACCCCTTCGCTGGAGAGTCTGCACAACGCCGACCAAGGACGCTACGCCCATCTGCGCCTGTCGCTGCGCGCCGGCGGCGCCCAGCCGCCACGCTTCGAGCGCCTTGACGTGCGCAGTCGCCCGCTGGATAGCGGTTTGTCCCAGCCATTGCTCAAGGCCATGGGCGCGACCCTGGAGCACGGGCAGCAGGTGCTGGTGTTCCTCAATCGGCGTGGTTTCGCCCCTACCCTGCTCTGCCACGACTGCGGTTGGCTGGCCCAGTGCCCGCGCTGCGATGCGCGCATGACCTACCACCGCGGCTCCGGTGAGCTGCGCTGTCATCACTGTGATCACCGCCAGGCGCCGCCGCGTCATTGCCCTTCCTGCGGCAAGCTCGACCTGCGTCCGGTGGGGGCCGGCACCGAGCGCGCCGAGGAACGCCTGCAGCTGCTGTTTCCGGACATCCCGGTGCTGCGCATCGACCGCGACACCACCGCGCGCAAGGACGCCCTGGGCAAGCTCTTGCGCACCATTCATAGCGGGGTGCCCTGCATCCTGGTCGGCACCCAAATGCTCGCCAAGGGCCACCACTTCCCCAAGGTGACCCTGGTGGCCGTGCTCGATGCCGACAGCGGGCTGTTTTCCGCCGACTTCCGCGCCAGTGAGCGCATGGCGCAGCAGATCGTCCAGGTGGCCGGACGTGCGGGCCGCGCCGAGGAGCCCGGGCAGGTACTGATCCAGACCCACCTGGCCGATCACCCGCTGATGGTGCAGCTGGCCGAGGAAGGCTATCCAGCCTTCGCCCGCCAGGCCTTGCAGGAGCGCCGCGCCGCGGGTCTGCCGCCCTTCGCCTATCTGGCACTGCTGCGCGCCGATGCCCATCGCCAGGATCAGGTGGAAAATTTCCTGGAGGCGGCCTATCACGTCGCGGAAGGCCTGGCGGTCAATCTCGCATTGCCCCAGGTGGAGTTGCTCGGCCCGGTACCGGCGCCGATGGAACGCCGTGCCGGTCGCCATAGGGCCCAGTTGCTGCTGCAGAGCAGCAGTCGCGCGCCCCTGCACCGGTTGCTGGGCATCTGGGTGGCCCAACTGGAAAGCCTGCCGGAAGCGCGCCAGGTGCGCTGGTCCCTGGACGTCGATCCCATCGATCTGTTCTAG
- the rpmE gene encoding 50S ribosomal protein L31 — MKADIHPQYDAIEATCSCGNVIKTRSTLSKNIHLDVCSECHPFYTGKQKVLDAGGRIDRFKQRFGVFGSSK, encoded by the coding sequence ATGAAAGCTGATATTCATCCGCAGTACGATGCTATCGAAGCCACCTGCAGCTGCGGTAACGTCATCAAGACCCGCTCGACCCTGAGCAAGAACATTCACCTGGACGTCTGCTCCGAATGCCACCCGTTCTATACCGGCAAGCAGAAGGTCCTGGACGCTGGCGGTCGTATCGATCGCTTCAAGCAGCGCTTCGGCGTGTTT
- a CDS encoding SPOR domain-containing protein: MMAKKAPPKRGASRNTSAPKKQPLPGWVWLASGLAIGAFVVFLMKLEPGNKSVQRAKPEEGRPAATAGNGKSTAAGKTEGTPPTPIKPKYDFYTLLPESEVIVPPDAVPRTPAAKPTPPAKPDAAATPAQPGQPTTATPTTPGTAPGQPAATPPKEATTKAQPPVTLFFLQAGSFRTQADADRVRAQIIMLGQDVRVESGKVKDDTWYRVLVGPYSDRDQLTQAQKQLAGSGFKNLLLQQRRGH; encoded by the coding sequence CTGATGGCCAAGAAAGCCCCACCCAAGCGCGGCGCCAGTCGCAACACCTCGGCTCCCAAGAAACAGCCCCTGCCCGGCTGGGTCTGGCTCGCGTCGGGTCTGGCCATCGGCGCCTTCGTCGTATTCCTGATGAAGCTCGAACCGGGTAACAAGTCGGTGCAGCGCGCCAAGCCGGAGGAAGGTCGCCCGGCCGCCACGGCGGGCAATGGCAAGTCGACCGCTGCCGGCAAGACCGAAGGCACGCCGCCTACGCCGATCAAGCCCAAGTACGATTTCTATACCCTGCTACCCGAATCCGAGGTGATCGTGCCGCCGGACGCCGTGCCACGCACGCCGGCCGCCAAGCCGACCCCCCCGGCCAAGCCGGATGCCGCGGCGACGCCGGCGCAGCCCGGCCAGCCGACCACCGCGACCCCGACCACGCCAGGTACCGCTCCGGGCCAGCCCGCTGCGACGCCACCCAAGGAAGCGACCACCAAGGCCCAGCCGCCAGTGACCCTGTTCTTCCTCCAGGCCGGTTCCTTCCGCACCCAGGCCGATGCCGACCGGGTCCGCGCCCAGATCATCATGCTCGGCCAGGACGTGCGCGTGGAATCGGGCAAGGTCAAGGACGACACCTGGTATCGGGTGCTGGTCGGTCCCTATAGCGATCGTGACCAACTGACCCAGGCACAGAAGCAGCTCGCCGGCAGCGGCTTCAAGAATCTGTTGCTGCAGCAACGCCGCGGTCACTAG